The Coregonus clupeaformis isolate EN_2021a chromosome 20, ASM2061545v1, whole genome shotgun sequence genome contains a region encoding:
- the LOC121532595 gene encoding E3 ubiquitin-protein ligase TRIM39-like, protein MASPCSLLSEEQFQCSICLDVFTDPVSIPCGHNFCKACIKRYWDSTDLCQCPLCMKIFHRRPEPDVNRTLRGVAEYFKGLRVRDREDSSAEPGEVVCDVCTGRKRQALKSCLICLTSYCDIHLEPHQIAPALKRHQLIDPVKNLEDRICKKHNKLLELFCRIDQTSVCQFCSETDHKAHNTVSLEEECDQRKAQLGKTEAKVKQMIQERLQKVKEIKHSVELSKRHTEREMSDKVQIFTALVHAFEKCKAELIGVVEPMQEAAERWAEGLIKELEQEITELKRISSELGQLLHTEDHQLLQSSPSWCLPVKTKDWSEISVQSHLPLGYMKRAVSHLEDKLIRFHNEMENELKKLSEAEMKIIQQYAVDVTLDPNTAYPELILSVDGKQVRYGDQSQNLSKNPKRFTYIYSVLGKEGFSSGKSYYEVQVKGKTEWDLGVATESINRQGWSPLSPEDGLWTFGLGTDNDYEPNDPKVHHHLKKTPQKVGVFVDYEEGRVSIYDVDVTARSHICSFTGYKFTEKLYPYFHCGYPDGKRNIAPLVISPVSVVEIFNSKASLKKPELVNSE, encoded by the coding sequence ATGGCATCCCCCTGCAGTCTCCTGTCTGAAGAGCAGTTCCAGTGCTCTATCTGTCTGGATGTGTTCACTGACCCAGTCTCCATCCCGTGTGGACACAACTTCTGCAAGGCCTGTATCAAAAGATACTGGGATAGCACAGACCTGTGCCAATGTCCCCTGTGTATGAAGATATTCCACAGAAGACCTGAACCGGATGTCAACAGAACACTCAGAGGAGTTGCAGAATATTTTAAGGGattgagagtgagagacagagaggattcCTCTGCAGAGCCTGGAGAAGTGGtctgtgatgtctgcactggcAGGAAGCGCCAGGCTCTGAAGTCCTGCCTGATTTGTCTGACCTCGTACTGTGACATTCATCTGGAGCCTCATCAGATAGCCCCAGCCCTGAAGAGACACCAACTGATCGACCCTGTAAAGAACCTTGAAGACAGGATTTGTAAGAAGCACAACAAACTCCTCGAGCTGTTCTGTAGGATTGACCAGACATCTGTGTGTCAGTTCTGCTCTGAGACTGACCACAAAGCTCACAACACCGTATCACTAGAAGAAGAATGTGACCAAAGGAAGGCTCAGCTTGGGAAGACAGAGGCAAAAGTGAAACAGATGATTCAGGAGCGACTGCAGAAGGTTAAGGAGATCAAACACTCAGTAGAGCTCAgcaagagacacactgagagggaGATGTCTGACAAAGTGCAGATCTTTACCGCTCTAGTTCACGCCTTTGAGAAATGTAAGGCTGAGCTCATTGGTGTGGTTGAGCCGATGCAAGAAGCTGCAGAGAGGTGGGCTGAAGGTCTCATCAAAGAACTGGAGCAAGAAATCACTGAGCTGAAGAGGATAAGCTCTGAGCTCGGGCAGCTCCTACACACCGAGGACCACCAACTCCTCCAGAGCTCCCCATCCTGGTGTCTCCCAGTAAAGACCAAGGACTGGTCTGAGATCAGTGTTCAAAGCCACCTGCCATTGGGGTACATGAAGAGAGCAGTGTCTCACCTGGAGGACAAACTGATAAGATTTCATAATGAGATGGAGAATGAGCTGAAGAAGTTGAGTGAAGCTGAGATGAAGATTATTCAGCAGTATGCTGTGGATGTGACTCTGGACCCTAACACAGCATATCCTGAACTAATCCTGTCCGTGGATGGGAAACAAGTGAGGTATGGGGACCAATCACAGAATCTCTCTAAGAACCCAAAGAGGTTTACTTATATATACAGCGTCCTGGGAAAGGAGGGTTTCTCCTCAGGGAAATCTTACTATGAGGTACAGGTGAAGGGGAAGACTGAATGGGATTTAGGAGTGGCCACTGAGTCGATCAATAGGCAGGGGTGGTCACCACTGAGCCCTGAGGATGGACTCTGGACTTTTGGCCTGGGTACAGATAATGACTATGAGCCTAATGACCCCAAAGTACACCACCACCTGAAAAAGACGCCTcagaaggtgggggtgtttgtAGATTATGAGGAGGGTCGGGTCTCCATTTATGATGTGGATGTCACTGCCAGATCTCACATCTGCTCTTTCACTGGCTACAAATTCACTGAGAAACTCTATCCATACTTCCACTGTGGGTATCCTGATGGTAAAAGAAACATAGCCCCGCTGGTCATCTCTCCTGTCAGTGTGGTAGAAATATTTAACTCAAAAGCATCTCTCAAAAAACCAGAGCTTGTGAATTCAGAATAG
- the LOC121533273 gene encoding GTP-binding protein Rhes-like produces the protein MSLEVKEKTQVRLVFLGAAGVGKTALIRRFLQDTFEPKHRRTVEEMHSKEYDIGGSKVTVEILDTSGSYSFPAMRKLSIQNSDAFALVYAVDDAESLEAVKSLRDEILEVKEDKYIPIVVVGNKADRAGSDRQVAVDDVLSTVELDWNNSHVETSAKENDNVMEVFRELLQQTNLPSRLSPALRHRRETFPKGDPKCIRPPMNKTNSCIIS, from the coding sequence ATGTCTCTGGAGGTGAAGGAAAAGACCCAGGTGAGGTTGGTGTTTCTGGGGGCGGCCGGGGTGGGTAAGACGGCCCTGATTCGCCGCTTCCTCCAGGACACCTTCGAGCCCAAGCACCGGCGCACCGTGGAGGAGATGCACAGCAAGGAGTATGACATTGGCGGCTCTAAGGTCACCGTGGAGATCCTGGACACCAGCGGCAGCTACTCCTTCCCTGCCATGCGCAAGCTCTCCATCCAGAACAGCGATGCCTTCGCCCTGGTCTACGCGGTCGATGACGCAGAGTCGCTGGAGGCCGTCAAGAGCCTCCGCGACGAGATCCTGGAGGTCAAGGAGGACAAGTACATCCCGATCGTGGTGGTGGGCAACAAAGCAGACCGAGCAGGAAGCGACCGGCAGGTGGCAGTTGATGACGTACTGTCAACAGTGGAGCTGGACTGGAACAACAGCCACGTGGAGACGTCGGCCAAGGAGAACGACAACGTGATGGAGGTGTTCAGGGAGCTGCTGCAGCAGACCAACCTGCCCAGCCGGCTGAGCCCTGCTCTGAGGCACCGCAGGGAGACCTTCCCCAAAGGAGACCCCAAGTGCATCCGGCCACCCATGAACAAGACCAACTCCTGCATCATCTCCTAA